From the genome of Ktedonobacterales bacterium:
CGGCCCAGACCAGCGGAACCAGCGCCAGAAAAGACAGCGCCGGATAGCTGGCATGCGACTCAAACTCCAGCACCTGATCAGGCTGCCCTACGGGTTCTTGCGCCAGCAGCGCCCGCAGTTGCTCTTTGGTAGGGTAATCTTGCTGGTGCGCCAGCGCCCCCTGTTGGAGCGGTGTTGTAAACTCCGCAGACTGGTGATAGTCCCGAATCGCAGCAACAATATCCGAGTTAGTGTATGGATTCTGCCCATGCAGCAAAAGATACGCAGCGTTATGGTCCAGCAGCGTCCCATCATTGAAATAGACCGGCGGCTGAAAACTCTCCACCACCAGTAAGCCAACCTGGCGCAGACCCAGCATCGCTAAAATCAGGCAGCTTATCAGCGCAGCCCACCCCAGCGCGCGACCAACCTTGCCAACAAGCAGCTTTGGGAGGCGCGGACTCACCGCCAGGCAGAGAGCGATAAGGCTCAGGCCCATCATCAGGAAAGAAACCGTCTCCGCGCCTGCAAGGCCAAACGCCCCGCGCGTCCACTCAGAGGGGATCTCTTGATACGCTTGAAGCCCAATCGCCAACCCCAGCAGCAGCAGACGCAGCGGCAGATGCGTGGAAGAGGCTTCATCAATCAAATCATCTGCCTGGCCCGACACAGAAGCAGCAGGTTGCTGCCTGCCAAAAGACCATGCGCCTAATTGTAACGGCCAGATTCCAGGAATCAAGCCTGTTCGCCGAAAAAACGTCAAGCGCCCTTGTCCTCCAGAAAGTGTACCGCCTCACGAACCGGGCGCTCCAATGCTTAAACTATGTAGCGTATCTACAAAACCGCACTGGAAATGCCTGGCCGCACCCTCAGATAAGAACGAGCAGCAGCGAAAAGAGGTCACACTCTGGCCGAGAAGAGTACCTGGCAGGACACACTCACAAAAAAGGCGGGAACCGGCAGAGTCTCTGCTTCCGGTTCCCGCTGTTATTGGATGTGCGCTTTAGCGCCTAACGCTCAGCCAGCCAGGCCGCCACGTCTTTTGCGTGATAGGTAATGATGAGGTCAGCGCCCGCCCGGCAGATACCCGTCAATATCTCCATCGTAATCCGCCGCTCATCAATCCAGCCATTGCGGGACGCCGCCTTGACCATCGCATACTCGCCGCTCACGTTATAAGCCGCCAGCGGCAGATCAAACTGCTCGCGCGCCCGCGCCAGCACATCCAGATAGGCTAAGGCCGGCTTGACCATAATCAGGTCTGCGCCCTCCTGCACATCCAATTCAATCTCGCGCAGCGCCTCGCGGGTATTGGGTGGGTCCATTTGATAGGCCCGGCGGTCTCCAAACTGCGGAGTAGATTCCGCCGCTTCGCGGAACGGGCCATAAAAGCCCGACGCATACTTGGCCGAATAGGCCATAATCGGCGTCTGACTAAAGCCATGTTCATCCAGCGCGGCGCGGATAGCGCCAACCCGTCCATCCATCATATCCGACGGCGCAACCATATCAGCGCCAGCCTCCACATGTGAAAGCGCCTCGCGGACCAGCAAGCGCAATGTCGCGTCATTTTGCACCTCGCCATTCACCACCACGCCGCAATGACCATGACTGGTATATTCGCAGAAGCACACATCGGTAATCACGACCAACTCTGGCGCCTGCGCTTTAATAGTGCGAATCGCCCGCTGCACAATCCCTTCAGGATGATAAGCCTGTGAACCAAACTCGTCCTTCTCCGCAGGGATACCAAAAAGCAGCACTGCTGGAATGCCCAGGCTGACAACAGACGCGATCTCGCGCTCCAACCCATCCACCGGCCACTGATACTGCCCCGGCATAGAAGCGATCTCTTGAGGCTGGCGCACCGTCTCCGCAATGAACAGCGGAAAGATCAGTTGATCGACAGAAAGCCGGGTTTCCCGAACCATTCGGCGCAGCGTCTCTGTGCGCCGGAGGCGGCGCAGGCGGCGGCCAGGGAAACCTTCTCCGCGCGCAATAGAAAGGTGAGACGCCTCGGAAACCATCTTCGAGGCGGGAGACATCACATCGCCTGGCATAGTCTCACAGCTCCTTCTCACGGTTCATTCTGAAGGTGAAGGCGATAGTAGATTTCACGATGCCCTTCTTGGAAACCTAACGACTCATAAAGACGAATAGCAGGAAGATTTTGCTCAAACACATGCAGGTCAAGAAAGCTGATACCTTCGGCGCGGCTAAACGCAATGAGCGTTTTCATCAGTTGATGAGCAATGCCATGCCCCCGATAGTCGGGATGAACCACCACGCGCTTGATATAGCCCACCTGTGTAGGCAGCGTCGCTGGCGCCAGCACCAGTTCCGCCTTGCCAACAGCCACAGCATCAGCCTCCGCAAGAAAAATCAGGTTGCGCTCGTGCATACTGGGATCAAGCGAACCAAAATACTTCTGAAGGTCGTGATGAATATTACGAAGCGGAGAAGTACCATAGCGATCTAAAGCTTCTATTGCGGGAATATCATCGAACGTTGCCTGTCGGATCACCAACCCCGTTGTCAGATCACTTTCAGTCATGCCTAACCTTCTGCGGCTGCGCTTCCTCGCCCCATCCTCACTCGCTCTTGCGTGGCAAGCGCAGCACCGCGACTAAGGCCACCAGCGCGGTCAGCAGATATAACGAATAAATAATGTAATCTTCGGCGTCTTTCGCAGCGAAAATATGCGTAATACCAAAGACAAAAAAGCCTGCGCTAATGGCAAACAAAAGAAGCGTGCTGGTAAGTTTCCTCGACATAGCTCTTCTCCCCCGTCAGGGAGGCTCCATTCTTAAAGCTGATGTAACATGCGCCTCGCGGCGTAAAAGTCCACTGGAGAGTTCGCATCAGCAGCATTATATCATAAGCCGCCGATCAGGGCTTGCATCGCCTCGGACCCTGGCTATCTAAAATCATAGGGCCAAATGCTTACTTGCGACAAGTCTCGCCTCAACCTCAAGAGGTAGAGACTTTGCGAGTTCATTGCTTCCAAGAAGTGAGAAGGTATAATCTCAAGAAGTGAGAAAACGTAATAGCGCAGGAAGGAGTACCAGGTTTATGCAGCTTGCAGGAAAAGTGGCGTTGGTCACAGGAGGCTCGCTAGGTATCGGCGAAGCGATTGCGCGCGCTTTTGGCCGCGAAGGCGCTCACATCACGGTTGACTACTTTCACCATCGGGAACCAGCCGAGCATGTATGCCGGGAGATCGGACACGGACGCGCTATCGCCGTTCAAGCCGATGTCAGCAAAGTTGCCGACATCGAACGTCTGGTGCAGACAACAGTTGAGAAATTTGGGCGGCTGGATATTTTAGTAAACAATGCTGGTATTGAAATGCCCACACCCTTTCTCGAAGTCACTGAAGAACAATGGGACCAACAGCTTGCGGTAGACTTGAAAGGCCCGTTCTTTGTTGCCCAGGCTGCCGCGCGCCAGATGATAAAACACAAGAAGGGCAAAATCATCAACATCTCATCCGTTCACGAAGACCTGCCCATGCCTGGCAACGCCGCGTATTGCGCGGCAAAGGGCGGCTTACGCATGCTCATCCGCACTTTAGCCGACGAGCTAGCCCCGCATCACATCAATGTCGTTGGCATCGGCCCTGGCGCTATCGCCACCCCGATTAACAAACACACTCTGGAAGACCCCCAGAAGGTCCAGGCCCTCTTGAGTACCATTCCGCTGGGGCGCATCGGCAAGCCGGAAGATGTAGCAGGACTGGCCGTCTGGCTGGCATCAGACGCGGCAGATTACGTAACCGGGACCACCTTCTTCATTGACGGCGGTCTGATGGTCCACGCCGGCAGCCTATAGCCTATAAAGGCGCTCGCTCTTCGTAAATCATGGATGCGCCCATAGCCTGAACTAATGCGCTGCCCTGCGGAACTTATAACCCAGCCCTCGCTCAGTCAGGATATAGTACGGATGAGCCGGGTTTGGTTCGATCTTGCCCCGCAGGCGGCGGATATAGACTTTCAGATAATCCAGTTCGCCTGCATACTCCTCACCCCAGACATGCTTGAGCAGCGTCTCGTGGGTGAGGATATGCCCGGCATTGCGCACCAGCAGATAGAGCAGGTTATACTCCGTTGGCGTCAGATCGATGACCCTGCCAGCAACACTCACCTCGCGGCAATCATAATTCATCCGAAAAGCCTCGCAGCAAAACGAAGGTGCTCGATCCGTCGGCGCAATCATCTCTGCCCGGCGCAGCACCGCTCGCACGCGCGCCAGCAGTTCCAGGTGGCTGAACGGCTTGGTAATATAATCATCCGCTCCCAACTCCAGCCCGCGCACCTTATCTAACTCGGCCCCTTTCACCGTCAGCAAGATAACAGGAATATTACTCACCTGGCGAACACGCCGCAGCACATCAAGCCCATTGAGGCGCGGCATCGCCACATCCAGAATCATCAAATCTGGCGCATCATCAAAGAATCGCCCCAGCGCCTCTTCCCCATCTGAGGCGCACAGGACATCGCTTTGCGCCCAGTGCAGGCGGAAAATCGTCGAAGTAATCTCAAGCAAATCACACTCATCATCAGCAAGCAAGATACGCATAGCTTATCCTGAATCAACAGCAGGCAGCGTAAAATAAAACGCGCTGCCCTTTCCAGAGACGCTCTCCACCCAGATATGTCCATCCTGCAAAACAACCAGTGCTTTCGCCAGCGCCAGCCCAATACCGAAGCCGCGCGAGGGAGCCTGGCTATTGGCCCCTCGATAAAACCACTCAAAAAGATGCCCCTGTTCTTCCAGCGGCACACCTGTCCCTTCATCGTGTACCCCAAACAACACTTCGCGCTCCTGGCCGTTCACCGTCAACCTGATAGCCGTCCCTGCCGGAGCATACTTCTGCGCATTGACCAGCAGATTCACTAAAATCTGCTCAAGCCGATGCCTATCCCCCAGGACGCAAACATCTTGTGGCTCAGCCTCGATCACCAGGCGCTGCCGTTTTCCCTCCAGAAGCGGGCCGAGCATCTGCCCAACGGATTCGGCTGCTGACTGGCAATGCAGACATTCGGGGATACATTCAAGCTGGCGATGATGCTCGCGCCACAGGGCAAGCAGATCATCAATCAACACATTCATCCGCGCGCAATTGCGCTCGATAACCCGCAGAAGGTTGTCCCGGCGCTCAGCCCTGGATTCATGCACGCCGCCAGCGAGCAGCGAAACGCTGGCGCTAATCGCGCTTAGCGGCGTATACAATTCATGGGAAAGCTGCGAGAATACCGTCTGGCGCAGCGCCTCCCACTGGCGGCGCTCAGCTTCCCAGCTAGCCTTCGTGTGCCTGATATAGACCTTGATACCACTTATTCCCAGCGCAACTATCAACAAGAGCAGCGCGTGTTCAGCTAGCAAAGTGATTTGCAGCGCCGAAAATGGCTGGTGAGGCGTCAGCAGAACACCGAGCGCGAAGGCGCTACAGGCTAACCCGCCGAAACAAAGGCATATCATCGTTGATGACTCATCCAGCAAAGCGACAGCCCATCCTAAATAAAGCAGATAGAGTGGGCTTGCCCACCCGCCGCTGAGCGATACCAGGATAGTAATAACCGCCAGATCGAGCAAAAGCTGAGGTGGAGCAGGGTAACGCCAGCGCAACCAACCAGGAAGCCTCCACGTAGAGCGCAGCGCGTAATACAAGACAAACACCCCTACCCAGGCCGCTGAATGTGGCAGCGGGGCTTTCACATGCGCGTGCGCCTCAAGCAAGGCAAGAAAAATGGTTGTGGCGATAAAAAACCAGAAGATTCCTTCACCAAGCCGCTGAGTTGGTATTGGGCCTGCCTGGGTCAGAGGGCTATGCTTCGCACCAGAGGGAGAGAAAGAAAAATCTATTGGTCCTGTCCTCTCTCAATGATCATATTCACTGGAAGCCAGATTGCGCCTGGCATGGGTTCGCACAAATTATGCCGGGGCGTCCTACAAGCGTTATGAGCACCGCTCGTATCCAGGCGCATCCCACCGCACATCGCGCGTGGAACGCTGGGCCGCTCGGTAGTTACGAGACGTTTTTGACAGCGCGTGGTACAATTTACGACGGCAGCAGCCGTAAGTGCCTGACTTCCTCCGCTGATCCCACTGATCGGCGGAGTCGTTATCACCTGGCCGCCTTCCCACATCACCTCTTAAGGAGACTACCTTGCGGCGAGCGTAGAGGAACCCAAACCAATATGGCTCGATCAGACGCTCCGCTCGCCCGTTGGAGGCAAACCATGCTTTCTGTGATCGCCACCATAGCGTTCTGGGTTATCGCCGCGCTATTGGTCGGCTCGGCGCTGGCAGTGGTCTTGCGCCGCAACATCGTTCACGCCGCTCTTTTTCTCGTCCTCGTTTTCGGGGCGACTTCTGGCATCTTTATCTTGCTCAACGCCGAGTTTATCGCTATTGTGCAGATACTAATCTACGCGGGCGCAATTACCATTCTGATCCTTTTCGCCATCATGCTCACACGCCACAGCATGTCGCGCCAGAGCAATCCGGCGAACAAACAACTCTGGCCTGCGGCCATCGTCTGCGTACTGCTGGGAGCCAGCATCATCTTCGCCATGTTCACCCCAGGTTCGCAGCTTCATCCAGAGGCCGATAGCACATTCATAAGTACCAGCATAAACAACGTCCTTCGCATCGGGCAGCTTCTCTATAGCCCATCCGGGTATAGCTATGTACTCCCCTTTGAAATAGCCTCCCTGGTGTTGCTCGTTGCTATTGTAGGGGCTATCGCCATCGGCAGGGAGGATTAAAAATGACCCCGTTTGTTTCAGGTGATATTGGTTCCATCTTCTATCCCCTTACGCTGGGGCATTTTCTGGTCCTGGGAGCAGTGCTATTCTGCATCGGGCTTTTTGGCGCGCTCACCCGCCGCAATGCCGTTGCCGTGTTGATGAGCATCGAAATTATGCTCAACGCCGTCAACGTCACACTGGTAGCTTTCGCCTATTTCAATAAGCCAACTGCGAACCTTCTTACCGGACAAATCTTCGCCATCTTTATTATCACTGTTGCGGCAGCCGAGGCAGCGGTGGCGTTAGCCGCCATTATCGCTATCTACCGACGGCGCAACACCATTGATGTCAGCGACATCAACATGATGAAATGGTAATACCGTATCTGTTGAGCGCAACGTCGCGCCTAACCACCAAAATACGTATGAGAGGTTAGCTAGCTTATGGGTGTAATAGATCAAGCCTGGCTTATTCCAGCACTCCCCTTAGCAAGTTTCGTTATTATCGTCTTCTTTACGCGAGTCATGGATGTGCGCAGCCGCAGGGTTGTGGCTGTTCCAGCAGGCGCAGCCAATATCGGCTATCCCTCTGGCCTGGCCCACGAAGAAGCCGAAAGCGCAAGTCACGAGCCAACCGATCAGCCTGGCACACACACTGGCGGCCATGACGCCGATACCTCGCAGGCTGCTCATGGAGATCACCGTCCGGCTGGCAGCGCCACACGCGAGGATGGCTCACACAGCGCGCATGGCGCGGGGGAGCATGGCGGCCAAACCCCCTTCTGGGCCAGAATGAGCGGCTATACGAGTATCGTCGCTGTCACCATTGCCTGGGTTATCTCCCTGATTATCCTGATCCAGTTCATTACCGGCGGCAGCAGCCTTCAGGCCAATGGCAGAACCATTTCCCTCTACACCTGGTTCTCCTTCAGCAGTACCCTCAACTATCCCATCAACTTCCACGTTGATTCGCTGACCGCCCTGATGCTGGTCGTCGTCACCACCGTCTCGATGCTGGTCCAGATTTACTCGCAAGGCTATATGGAGGGCGACCCCGGCTACTCCCGTTTCTTCGCCTGGCTTTCGCTCTTCACCGTCTCGATGCTCATCCTGGTGCTGGCCGATAACTTCCTGGTTATCTACATTGGCTGGGAACTGGTGGGCCTCTGCTCCTATCTGCTGATCGGCTTCTGGTACGAGCGGCACGATCCACCGCCAGCGGCCCTCAAGGCGTTCGTCACTACCCGCTTTGGCGACTTCGGTTTTCTGATTGGCATCCTGATCCTCTTCTTCAACTTCCACACCTTCTCCTTCAGTGCCATCAACGCCCAGGCTGGAAATATTGACATTGCCTTGCTAACCGTCGCAATGATCTTGATCTTCTGTGGCGCGGTGGGCAAATCCGCTCAGTTCCCGCTGCATACCTGGCTGCCGGACGCGATGGAAGGCCCAACACCCGTGAGCGCGCTGATTCACGCCGCCACAATGGTCGCTGCTGGCGTCTATCTGGTCGCGCGAACCTTCCTGATCTTCCACGACCACGCTGGCCCACAAGCCCTCGAAGTTGTCGCCTACGTGGGCGGCTTTACCGCGCTTTTTGCCGCCACCATTGGCCTGGTACAGAACGACATCAAGCGCGTGCTGGCCTACTCGACCGTGAGCCAGCTTGGCTATATGTTTGTGGGCCTTGGCGTTGGACCAACCAACGCCACTGGCATGTTCCATCTTTTCACCCATGCCTTCTTCAAAGCCTTGCTCTTCCTGGGGTCCGGCTGTGTCATTCACGCTATCTCCGAGCAGGATATGCGCAAGATGGGCGGTCTGGCGCCCTACATGAAGTGGACCGCTGTACCGTTCCTGCTGGCAACGCTCTCCATTTCCGGCATCCCGCCGCTAGCAGGCTTCTTCAGCAAAGATGGCATCATCGGTGAAGCCTACCTTTATGGTCAGGATCACGGAGGGAACTATATCCTCTATGGAATGACCCTCTTCACGGCTGGCCTGACCGCTTTCTATATGTTCCGGCTCTGGTTCCTCACCTTTGGCGGGCGGGGCGGCAGGTTTGGCGGCTTCTGGGGCGGCGAGTATCGCGGTGAAGGCACGCCGCATACAGTACCGTTTGTCATGTGGGGGCCACTGGTTGCCCTGGCAATTCCAACCGTCCTCGCGGGTTTCTGGGGGTGGCCCGCCAATTTCCCGGCGTTCCTGACCGGCAATCCAGCCGCAGCAGCATTCGAGAACCCCTTTACAGCGGCTCTGACATGGGTTGGCGTCGCTGTTGCGCTGCTTGGCATAGGAGGCGCCTGGCTGGTGTATGGCGTTCAGGCAGTTCCAGCCAACGCGCTCACACGCAATGCGCTGGGCGCTTTCGTGTACCGCGTGCTGCTCAATAAATACTATATTGACGAGTTCTACGGCTGGATCATCCGCTACATCGTGCTTGGCCTCTCCTATGCCGCGCAGGCGCTTGATCGCTACGTCATTGATGGTGTCGTTGATGGCTCAGCCGTCGTCATCAGGACCAGTGGCAATATCTTCCGTCGCACCGAAACTGGCCGGGTGCAGAACTATGCGGCAGCGATCTTTGGCGGCGCGCTCGTTCTCGTGATCGTCGTCTTTTTCGTTGTCCTGAAAGGGAATTAATAGGGGGCTGTAGAGTCGTGCAAACACAATTTCACTTACTTCTCACGTTAATTGTCTTTCTCCCCGCTGCCGGAGCGATTGGGCTATTTCTGATACCTGGCAAGCGGAACGACCTGGCAAAGTGGGCAGCAGCTATCGTGTCAGGGCTGGTTTTTGTCCTGACGCTTGCCCTCCTCTTTGGACAGCAATGGGATAACACCAGCATTGCCAGTTCAAGTACGTTGCGCTGGGTTGATTTTAGCCCCTGGATAAACATCCAGCTTGGCTCCAGCTTCCAGTTCAAGGTGGATTATTTCCTGGGGGCAGATGGCCTCAGCCTCCCAATGATTATCCTGAATGGCCTGCTCAGCTTTCTGGCTGTGATCGGCTCCTGGCATATTGAAAAGCGTACCAAAGACTATATGGCCCTGATCCTTCTGCTGGAAACGGGCGTGATGGGCGTTTTCTGTGCGCTCGACCTCATCCTCTTCTTCCTCTTCTGGGAAGTCGAGTTGATCCCCATGTTCCTGTTGATCGCTGTCTGGGGCGGCCTGCGCCGCGAGTACGCCGCCTGGAAGTTCCTGCTGTACACCCTGCTGGGCAGCTCAATCATGCTGGCGGGTATCCTGCTGCTCTATTTCGAGCAGGGCGCTCAGACCGGAACCTATACCGCCAACATGATCCTGCTTTCCCAGTCAACCCATCAATTGGTCGGTTTCCTGTCGCTGGGGCCGATCCAGATCACCGCGCAGTTGCTGGCGTTTCTGCTCATTTTCTTTGGTTTCGCTGTCAAAATCCCAATGTTCCCATTCCATACCTGGCTCCCCGACGCCCATACCGAAGCGCCGACCGCCGTCAGTGTGCTGCTGGCGGGCGTGCTGCTGAAGATGGGCGCTTATGGCTTGATTCGCATCTGCCTCGGCTTTTTCCCGTTTGCCGCGCACGATCTCGCCTGGTGGCTTGGTGGTCTGGCCGCTGTCAACATCCTCTATGGCGCGGGTGTCTCGATGATTCAGAGCGACATGAAGAAGATGATCGCCTACTCCAGTGTCAGCCATATGGGCTATGTTTTGCTGGGCGTAGCGGCAGCCGCAGCCGCAGCGGGCGACCCCAGCCTCTTCGCTTTTCAGCAAGCCGCGCTGACCGGCGCAGCCCTCCAGATGTTCACACATGGCAGTATCACGGGCCTGCTCTTCTTCTGCGTCGGTGTACTCTATGAGAAAGCCCATACGCGCGAGATTGACATCTTTGGCGGCATCGCGCAGCGTATGCCCAGGTTGATCACCATCTACACGATTGCCTGTCTCGCCTCGCTAGGTCTGCCCGCGCTCAGCGGCTTCGTTGCCGAATATCTCGTCTTTACCGGAAGTTTCCCGATCCTGACAACCTGGACCATTCTTGGCGCTTTCGGCATCGTTCTCACGGCGGGCTATCTGCTCTGGATGCTCAAGCGCGCCTTCTATGGTCCGCTTAACGCGAAATGGGCGGCGCTGACTGATGCCACCAACCTGGAGGTAGCGCCGCTGGTCGCGCTGGTCGCGGTCATCCTGCTCTTCGGCATCTTCCCTGGGCTTATCGTCAATATTATTCAGCCAAGCGTCAGCCAGATTATTCATACCCTGGCGGTTATCGCTCATTAAGGGGGTCGTGCTGTGCCAATTGCAAATAATGACATCTGGCTGCTCTCGCCGGAATTGAGCCTCACCATTCTGGCGCTGGTAGTCATCTTTCTCGATCTGGTCGTCAAACGTCGCATAGTAGTCGTTCTAACGGCCCTGCTGGGGCTGGCCGTTCCCGCTGGCTTCACCTTTGCGCTGGCGGCGAACCCTCCGCAAGACCCGCATGGCTTCTTTAACATGCTTATCGTCGATCAGTATGCTATCTTTTTCAAGCTGCTCTTCTTGCTGATCGGGGCGGTCATGCTGCTTATCTCCTATGACTACGTGAACAAATACGTCCGTTCGGCTGGCGAGTTCTACGCGCTCTTGCTGCTCTCCGTCACTGGCATGATGCTCATGGCAAGCAGCAGCGAACTCATCACCATCTACATCTCACTGGAACTTGCCAGCATACCGCTTTATGTCATGGCTGGCTTGCTGCGTAACGATGATCGCTCTGCTGAAGCCTCCGTCAAATATGTCCTTCTGGGCGCTATGTCTTCGGCCATCCTGCTTTACGGCTTTGCGCTGCTTTATGGGCTGACCGGCACAACCGATCTTCACGGCATTGCTCAGGCCACGATCACCAGGGGCTTTGCCGACGGTAACATTCTCCTGCTCATGGCGGCTATATTCGTGCTGGCCGGTTTTGGCTTTAAAATCTCGGCGGTCCCTTTCCATACCTGGGCGCCCGACATCTACGAGGGCGCACCCACTCCGGCAGTCAGCTTCTTCTCAGTCGGGTCAAAGGCGGCTGGCTTTGCGGCCCTGATTCGCGTCTTCATTGATGGAAACCTGGGGCCATCTAACGGCCAGACCTTTGTTATGCTCATCGCAGTCATCGCCGTCGTAACCATGACGCTCGGCAACGTGGTCGCCATTGTCCAATCAAACGTAAAGCGCATGATGGCCTATTCCAGCATCGGCCAGGCTGGCTACATACTGGTTGGTTTCGCCGCCAGCGTTGGCACAAACAACTCTGCTGGGACGGGCAGCGCGCTCTTCTTCCTCTTTATCTATGTCCTCACCAACCTGGGCGCTTTCGCTGGCATCATCGCGCTGAGTCACATCCTCGGCACAGAGAATATCCGCGACTTCAACGGACTGCGCTTCAGAAACGCCTGGCTCGCTGTAGGAACGTCTGTCTGCCTGCTCTCGCTGGCGGGCGTACCCCCAATGGCCGGATTCATCGCCAAATTCTTCCTCTTTGCCGCTGCCTGGCAGCAAGGACTGACCTGGCTGGTAGTCATCGCCGTTCTCAATAGCCTGGTCTCGATGGGATACTACGGGTACCTCGTTTACGCCATGTTTGTAAAGCCCCCGCTGAAAGAGGAGCGTATTAGCAGCACGCCTTCTCTGAACACGGCTCTGGCCGTTTCTACGGTGGGCATTATCGTAGTCACCATCCTGACCCAGTTCTTCCTCACCCAGTCCCAGATTGGCGCTCAGAGTTTGGCAGCCTTCCTGGGTCACTAGGGTTGTCCCTGTAGCGCCGCCTTCCAGGCGGCGCTACAGGGACAACCCTCCGCTTCACGCGGATGTGATATTATCAAGGGCCGCGTAAAACCCTGCCCTTCAGGGCTAGGGATAGAAGCGGCCTTGCACGACCTAAACACATGTGCGATACTCTGTCCAACGTGCTGCACCTTGACAAGAGAATAGTGTTTCGCTGGGTTCCGTCGTAAATCGTTCCGACGGGTAAAAGCACTAGCGTTTTGCGCGGGCGCCAGGCGATACACTTGAGCCGGAGTCACGCCCGCCAGGTGTGCCTGTAACCACGTTGCCGGGCCAGGAAGTGGCCCACAAGGGTACGCCCTTGTAGAAGCCCTGTGCTTGAGCACTGGGGTACTTCACTCTTGCTCCTCGCTGTTTCTCCAGAGATCACCCCAACGCTCCAGCAAAGAAGCTAGCTGATCTCTCTGGCGTTCTTGCTTCTCCGCTTTAGCTGCTCGCTTTTGCGGCTTGTTGGCCTTTATCGGTTTTGGCGGCGCAGGTGTCGGCTGAGCTTCTTCCTGCCCAAACCACTCTACCAGAATGGAGCAGGCTTGGCAGAGAAACACCGAAGCGCCCTTAGATTCCTCAACCGCAACGGCAAAGCGATGCCCACAGATGCGACAAACCACGCGCTGCCAGGAATCCTCTGGAAGATCGGCTAACTCTGCCATCGTTTCGCCTCGCAGAAATCTGCCAACGTTGGCTCTACTGGAGGGTTCGTAGTATCTCAGGAGACATCCAGAGTCTAGCACCAGAGCCGCTCGCCGTCCAGGGGAAAACAAGACTTCTCAATAGCACTGGCAGCGCCGCTTTCCAGGCGGCGCTGCCAGTGCTATCCGCAAGCATACAAGAAGATGGGGCATTACTCGTAGCGCAAGACTTCAAGTGGTCGCACGCGCGTGGCGTTCCAGGCCACCAGCCAGGCCACCAGCATACAGATTACCGCCGTCGCAAGGACAATCCCCAGGACGATAGGCGCGCTAACCCCCAGAGTGATCTTAAAGACCACTTTCGCCAGCACCACCGTTGCCAGCGTCACCAGCAGCATCGCCAGCAGCGCCCCGGTAAAGCCAACGACGCCGTTCTCCATCAAGACCTCGCTGAGAACACTGCGGCTGGTGTAGCCCACCGACTTCAAGATACCAAGCTCTCGACGCCGCTCCAGCATCGCCAGCGCCACCGCATTAGCAATGATGATGATGCCTGCCAGCATTGCCAGTGAAGCAATCGCCGTAAGCAGGATAATCAAGTTGTTCAGCAGGC
Proteins encoded in this window:
- the hemB gene encoding porphobilinogen synthase, whose protein sequence is MPGDVMSPASKMVSEASHLSIARGEGFPGRRLRRLRRTETLRRMVRETRLSVDQLIFPLFIAETVRQPQEIASMPGQYQWPVDGLEREIASVVSLGIPAVLLFGIPAEKDEFGSQAYHPEGIVQRAIRTIKAQAPELVVITDVCFCEYTSHGHCGVVVNGEVQNDATLRLLVREALSHVEAGADMVAPSDMMDGRVGAIRAALDEHGFSQTPIMAYSAKYASGFYGPFREAAESTPQFGDRRAYQMDPPNTREALREIELDVQEGADLIMVKPALAYLDVLARAREQFDLPLAAYNVSGEYAMVKAASRNGWIDERRITMEILTGICRAGADLIITYHAKDVAAWLAER
- a CDS encoding GNAT family N-acetyltransferase → MTESDLTTGLVIRQATFDDIPAIEALDRYGTSPLRNIHHDLQKYFGSLDPSMHERNLIFLAEADAVAVGKAELVLAPATLPTQVGYIKRVVVHPDYRGHGIAHQLMKTLIAFSRAEGISFLDLHVFEQNLPAIRLYESLGFQEGHREIYYRLHLQNEP
- a CDS encoding glucose 1-dehydrogenase, which produces MQLAGKVALVTGGSLGIGEAIARAFGREGAHITVDYFHHREPAEHVCREIGHGRAIAVQADVSKVADIERLVQTTVEKFGRLDILVNNAGIEMPTPFLEVTEEQWDQQLAVDLKGPFFVAQAAARQMIKHKKGKIINISSVHEDLPMPGNAAYCAAKGGLRMLIRTLADELAPHHINVVGIGPGAIATPINKHTLEDPQKVQALLSTIPLGRIGKPEDVAGLAVWLASDAADYVTGTTFFIDGGLMVHAGSL
- a CDS encoding response regulator transcription factor, whose protein sequence is MRILLADDECDLLEITSTIFRLHWAQSDVLCASDGEEALGRFFDDAPDLMILDVAMPRLNGLDVLRRVRQVSNIPVILLTVKGAELDKVRGLELGADDYITKPFSHLELLARVRAVLRRAEMIAPTDRAPSFCCEAFRMNYDCREVSVAGRVIDLTPTEYNLLYLLVRNAGHILTHETLLKHVWGEEYAGELDYLKVYIRRLRGKIEPNPAHPYYILTERGLGYKFRRAAH
- a CDS encoding HAMP domain-containing sensor histidine kinase; protein product: MKAPLPHSAAWVGVFVLYYALRSTWRLPGWLRWRYPAPPQLLLDLAVITILVSLSGGWASPLYLLYLGWAVALLDESSTMICLCFGGLACSAFALGVLLTPHQPFSALQITLLAEHALLLLIVALGISGIKVYIRHTKASWEAERRQWEALRQTVFSQLSHELYTPLSAISASVSLLAGGVHESRAERRDNLLRVIERNCARMNVLIDDLLALWREHHRQLECIPECLHCQSAAESVGQMLGPLLEGKRQRLVIEAEPQDVCVLGDRHRLEQILVNLLVNAQKYAPAGTAIRLTVNGQEREVLFGVHDEGTGVPLEEQGHLFEWFYRGANSQAPSRGFGIGLALAKALVVLQDGHIWVESVSGKGSAFYFTLPAVDSG
- a CDS encoding NADH-quinone oxidoreductase subunit J — encoded protein: MARSDAPLARWRQTMLSVIATIAFWVIAALLVGSALAVVLRRNIVHAALFLVLVFGATSGIFILLNAEFIAIVQILIYAGAITILILFAIMLTRHSMSRQSNPANKQLWPAAIVCVLLGASIIFAMFTPGSQLHPEADSTFISTSINNVLRIGQLLYSPSGYSYVLPFEIASLVLLVAIVGAIAIGRED
- the nuoK gene encoding NADH-quinone oxidoreductase subunit NuoK, encoding MTPFVSGDIGSIFYPLTLGHFLVLGAVLFCIGLFGALTRRNAVAVLMSIEIMLNAVNVTLVAFAYFNKPTANLLTGQIFAIFIITVAAAEAAVALAAIIAIYRRRNTIDVSDINMMKW